A single genomic interval of Cucumis sativus cultivar 9930 chromosome 5, Cucumber_9930_V3, whole genome shotgun sequence harbors:
- the LOC101215623 gene encoding AAA-ATPase ASD, mitochondrial yields the protein MAFAELFTSVGSIIGSLVFIWAIFQQYFPFELRACFEKYSHRFVSFFYPYVQITFNEFTGEGFTRSEVYIAIQNYLTRNSSSEAKRLKADSMQSNQSLVLTMDDHEEIAEQYEGIKLWWSSGRIINKSQTISFHPATEDKRFFMLTFHRRYRDLIISQYLNHVLKEGKAIKVKNRQRKLFTNQDAQWSHVVFEHPATFKTLAMKPERKKEIMDDLIAFSQAEEFYKEIGRAWKRGYLLYGPPGTGKSTMIAAMANLLGYDIYDLELTSVKNNLELRRLLTEISSKSVVVIEDIDCSLDLTGQRTNKTEKGKKDIDKDPIKRMMMREISDTNPSEVTLSGLLNFIDGLWSACGGERLIVFTTNYVEKLDPALIRKGRMDKHIEMSFCGFEAFKVLAKNYLKIERHPLFSKIEKLISETAITPADVAEHLMPKAVSGDPRDCLESLIEALEELKEEEEERVKAEQNKKKEETC from the coding sequence atggcaTTTGCAGAATTATTCACCAGTGTTGGATCGATAATTGGGAGTTTGGTGTTCATATGGGCTATTTTTCAGCAGTATTTTCCATTTGAGCTTCGTGCTTGTTTCGAGAAATACTCTCATAGATTTGTGAGTTTCTTTTATCCTTATGTTCAAATCACTTTCAATGAGTTCACCGGAGAGGGTTTCACTCGGAGTGAAGTTTATATTGCTATTCAGAATTACCTCACCAGAAACTCCTCATCGGAAGCCAAACGCTTGAAGGCAGATTCCATGCAGAGCAATCAATCTTTGGTACTCACCATGGATGATCACGAAGAAATTGCAGAACAATACGAGGGGATAAAGCTATGGTGGTCATCGGGAAGAATCATTAACAAATCTCAGACGATTTCATTCCACCCAGCAACAGAGGATAAAAGGTTTTTTATGCTTACGTTTCATAGAAGGTACAGAGATCTCATAATCAGCCAGTATTTGAACCATGTACTCAAAGAGGGGAAAGCGATTAAGGTAAAGAACAGGCAACGGAAGCTTTTCACTAACCAAGACGCTCAATGGAGCCACGTTGTGTTCGAACATCCAGCGACGTTTAAGACATTGGCAATGAAGCCggagaggaagaaagagatAATGGATGACCTAATTGCGTTCAGTCAGGCGGAGGAATTTTACAAAGAAATCGGTAGGGCTTGGAAAAGAGGATATCTCCTGTACGGTCCACCAGGAACTGGAAAATCAACGATGATAGCGGCGATGGCGAATCTTTTAGGGTACGACATTTACGATCTCGAATTAACGTCCGTAAAAAACAACCTAGAATTGAGGAGATTACTTACGGAAATATCAAGCAAATCCGTCGTCGTAATCGAGGACATTGATTGTTCCCTCGATCTCACAGGCCAACGGACAAACAAAAccgagaaaggaaaaaaagatataGACAAGGAtccaataaaaagaatgatgaTGAGAGAAATTAGTGATACAAACCCCAGCGAAGTGACGCTTTCGGGGCTTCTGAACTTCATAGACGGACTCTGGTCGGCATGTGGAGGAGAAAGACTGATAGTCTTCACGACGAACTATGTCGAGAAACTGGATCCAGCACTGATTAGAAAAGGAAGAATGGATAAGCATATAGAAATGTCGTTCTGTGGATTTGAAGCGTTCAAGGTACTGGCGAAGAATTACCTGAAGATTGAACGGCATCCTCTGTTTTCGAAGATTGAGAAGCTAATAAGTGAAACGGCGATCACTCCGGCGGATGTGGCGGAGCATTTGATGCCGAAGGCAGTTTCAGGTGACCCTAGAGATTGCTTGGAGAGTCTAATTGAAGCTCTAGAAGagctaaaagaagaagaagaagagagggtGAAGGCAGagcaaaacaagaaaaaggaGGAAACATGCTAA